The DNA window AGAGTCACCCACTTGTCAGATGCGTGACGCGGGTCGATCCGGATTATTCAGGGTAAAACTTTGGAAACCGGATGAATAACAGAAAAAAAACgttagtatttttaaaatgatttactgatgtataataaaaatagtaaaaaagaGTTAAAACTTAAAACACAGGCGGTCCAAGACGAGAGTGATGTTAAATGTGAGAGCATCCCCACCACCATGACCATGACCATGACCATTAGCATTGCCATTTACCAGCCTCGCTCTCTTTCTAATTCTGACCACTTCATGTATGTCTTGTCCTTTCTCCTTAATCACGTGACGCCTCTCCCACACAATATTATATtcccataaaaaaaaaaaactctcccTTTTACTCATATAAATCATCATAATATCTTACAGAGAGCTACATTACATTACATTAATTACACTGTCTCTTACTCACTCCTCCTCTCTCTGTCTGAATATCTGTCTGTTTGAGCGCAAGAAATTTACTCACCCAGAAAGCGAAATCAGACACTCTATCTATCTCtataagtaaagaaaaaaaatgcagCAGCACCTGATGCAGATGCAGCCCATGATGGCCGCTTATTATCCTAACAACGTCACCACTGATCATATTCAACAGGTTTGCTCAATCTTCTTAACTCAATCCTTGTGTTTCTGCTCTCTTTTTTGCTGAGTCTGGTCCATTTTTAAGGATGTTCTGTTGCTTTTTATACCTCAGTGGcacctttttttctttttgttgcgTAAaggttgtttattttttatgtgtGTAAGATGGTTTTTCATGATTTTTATTCTGTTACTCAGATTTTTGGTCGTTTCTGGTAACTGGGTAGTTCTTCTTTGtactattttcttttcttctcatCACCAATAAATGGGTAGCTGCCTATATTTTACTGCTCCTTTCTGACATTTCTCATCtccagttttttttatttgtatattccTGTATGTAATCCTGCAACTTTTCTACTCGATAACTTTTCCAGCAGCAGAAGATTTAGAATATGTTTAGTACTTGTTGTTCCATATCCTTGCCTGCTTTTTTGTTAAGCATGTCATTGATTTTCAGCAGAAAAAACTTGGCTTTTGGTGCTGTATATTCAAAGTGTTGCTGCCTGTGAATGATATATGTCATTCTCTTATTGCACAATGGATTGTTGTTAGTGGTTCAGTCAATCTTGGGTTTTTATGTTGGTGGATCTCATTAATTACTCATTATGGAGTTACTTGTTTTTCCTGTCTCTTTCTGTTCTTGCTAATGTTCTACTAAATGATTAGCTAGCTACATTGCATAAAATAAACAATGTATGTAGAGTTTAGCCCTTAACATTCAAATAGCATAATGGGTACATCACATAGACTTAAGAACTGAGATTTATTGTCTTGGTCTTTAGAGCAAGCAAGTCTTGAAGTTTCAGTTTCTTAAGGTTTCCTTGTGGAAACAAAATTATCATCAAGGCCATAAAAAGATGACTAGAAACACTAAAAGGATCAAAACTGAAACATTCATAAATTGTTTCAAGTGAATGGTTCTGTTCACTAATCTGGCTAGATGGTTTTAGGACCTGAAGAAGCCACTAATTGAAACTGTTGGTTCCCCCTTTAATTACTATGGGAAGGCCTAATCGAACCTGATACCGTGGATTCAAATTACGGGTAAACGAAATGCTAGAATGCGGAAACGGATACATGAGAGGGtgtttttgagaatttgagtaaAGATCATACTGAGTTTGATGGAGCTTtcttataaaattatgaatatctAAGTACTGACCTTTTCTTGTCATTGGTAGTCATTATCAGGATATATGGATACATTAAGAGTAGTCCATAGGCAGTATTTCTTGACATTTTTGGATGGTCCTTTCTAAATCTTGTCTATatgatttataatcatttaattttgtttagatAAATTACTCATGTGGTCCTATCTTGATATGCAATATCTTTCTGAAGTGGTCCTTCTGTCTAATAAACGTTTCTACATTTTTCATGACATTGTATTGTGCCCTTGCAATGAATTTTCACTTGGAGACTAACATGGGATTGTCTATATACTGAAATGTACGAAAACGCATCTCGTTAATGAATGCTATGGACTTTTGTTGATCCCTCATTGGCTTCTTCTGCTAAAGTAAATTTGCAAACTGCAAAGTACTAATTTAGCTTACATATATGTAAATGCTTTGTGATTTCAACCTCCTTGGAGCTCTAGGAAAATCGCTAAATTAACCGGAGAATATGTACAATGTTAAAGATTTAAggatttttattctaaattgtTTGACCCATTTTACATTTTTCTGGCTTATAAACAATTTGGCATGCGACCAAAGTTGTGATTTGCAGCTTTCGCACTGTCTGTTCAAGTTTTGTAACACTATTTGCCCACATCTAATCATGTGCATATCTTAATTTTCTGCCTGTTCTTTCTTTGTGCATGCAGTATCTGGATGAAAACAAATCATTGATTTTAAAGATTGTTGAAAGCCAGAATTCGGGGAAAATCAGTGAATGCGCAGAGTAAGAACTGTTCTTTTCTGAGTTCAAATTGGAGTTTTCCATTTTGCATCTTGTCTTGTTATAGGAATTTCATATTCACTATGCCTGGTCCATTCATGAAATTGAATTCATATTAACTGTCTCTATAATTTCAGATTAACAGAAACAATAACTAGTTTCAGAAACTCTTTTCTGTTGTACAATGAGATTTTAATACATATTGAATCatgagtaattaaaataattacatgATCATTGAAGACGTGAAAGAAAAAGAACAGAATAGGCCTTTTTGTCCTAAGTATTGCAGCTGTTTGTATTGAGAAAAGATTATTTGTTTGTTGCAGGAACCAGGCTAGGTTACAAAGAAACCTTATGTACCTGGCTGCAATTGCCGATTCTCAACCCCAACCTCCTACCATGCATTCTCAggtatatatgtttgtttgaaACGTATTTGTATCTGAATTCGATATTAATTTGGTATCTTTTAGTACTTACAAACTATCCAGAGGCAGGTTAAATCATCCTAAAGTTGCATGTAAACTTCTCAAGTCCTGCGTTTTCGtttgtgttttgtttttgttttcgcctacaaaaataattataaactctgaaactctatttttatcaCCTTTTCTTGTAAAATATATTGTTTTGTTGTTTCCATTCATGACATTTTCTTTATAACATTTCTGTTTCTGTGCTACATAAAATCATCAAATGCAATATCACAATTACTGATTTTATATTGGTAAATTTCCTGCAGTTTTCTTCTAGTGGCATTATGCAGCCAGGAGCACACTATATGCAGCACCAACAAGCTCAGCAGATGACACCACAATCTCTTATGGCAGCAAGATCCTCTATGATGTACACTCAACAGCAATTTGCAGCACTACAGCAACAACAGGCCTTGCACAGCCAGCTCGGAATGAGCTCTGGTGGAAGTTCAGGGCTCCACATGCTGCAAAGTGAGGCCAGCACTGCAGGAGGCAGCGGCGGAGGAGCTCTCGGGATAGGGTCCGGGTTTCCTGATTTCAGCCGCGATGCTAGCGGCAGAATTGGTGGTGGAAGCAAGCAAGATATGGGGAGTGCAGGATCCGGTGAGGGACGAGGTGGCAGCTCTGGAGGCCAAGGCAGCGACGGTGGCGAAACTCTTTACTTAAAATCAAATGATGATGGGAATTAAAGATCAGAGTTCGACAAATTATGATTTGGTAACTACCCTAGAATTTAGTCAGGAAGTTAATTtagagagaagaagaaaaaagaaaacggAAATCAGGAACTTGCTTGCGTAGAAAGCTATGTTGTTTTGAAGTGGTTAGACTTGTGAATGCTATGCTAGTGTATCATAGGTTACATTTTGATCTACTTTGTTCttcatcatttttatttttctcgagaaacaaacaagaaacagaacTAAAATCACACAAAAACATGATTAGTATTATTAAAATCAAAGAATCCTTCTGAAACATTTTTCCAAAAGAAACTATCTTCTACGCTTTCTAACGAAGAAGACGACGTATAGCTCGAAAACACATCGTCCGTAATGTCACTCTCAATCTTCAAACTTGGAGTTTCAATGCTAGGACCTTGGCTAGTTTCATTACTATGATCATCACAAGCAAAATCTAAAACTTTGGAATCTTTGCCAGTCAATTCTTGAACAATTGCTCGAAAATCGGAAGCATTCGTTGCTCGAAACAATGTTGGATTAGAAATATAAGTAATCTTGATTGGTTTTTTCTTGTTCTTGATAGGTTTTATACTCTTACCAAGATTTTCTTGAAAATGTTGCTTACTAGAGCCAGTAATCTTGCCCATTTTGGATTAATATGTAAAGATTAGAGAAAACTAATTTTGGATTGTATTTTTGGTGATTGAGTGGTTTGATTTGCAAGATTATATAGGGAATGAAATGGAATAATTAGAGACCGAGTTTCCAAGAAATAATGGTGATTTTGAAAGAAGAAgacaaaaatggaaaaaagaaCAAGATGATGACTGGAGAAATATGTGCTAGACTTTCTAAAATGGCTGCCTATAAATCATCATTTTCACTTTCATGTTTGagactaattaattataaaacaatgaTTGTGACAAAAATAACTAACATTTTTTGCTGCAGTCCTTAGAGTAGCTAATAGCCAATGGCCATAATGATTTTGGCTATCATTATAAGAGAAAGGGGAAgttattatttcattttttagcctaacattttttttgtcaaaatggTATGCATGCATGTATTAAATGATTATAATAAGTAGCGGAATCAGAAAATAAAGATAAGAGAGCCAAAAAATCACCGGAAAAGGAGAGAGAATGAAACgattaaaaaacattaatacCGAAAAGAATGAAAAATTAATGAGAAGTAGCTGATAATTGACGGTCATATATAGTAAACGATCATAATAAGTAAATcaggaaattaaaaaaaaagagaaaaaagaaaaaatagttaGTGATTGTGGAAGGAATGTTGATagaacaattaaaaatattaacattataaaaaacaattaaagatAATCGATGATTAACCgctaaaattatatcattttacTTTTATCTCCTAATGATAATTGTCACGacgtattttttaaaatgtgaaatgtttgttagataatatacttaaaattatGATGACTTgataatcaatataaaattttaaacttttgaaattatGACGAGATTATAGAACTCATGTCAATATCCTAGCTAcatcaaattaataataaaattgacattcatAAAGATAGTCCCATTTCTGGTAGAGAATTTGAAAAGGTATTCCTCGTCTTCCCAGCAATTTCTtagaaaattggaaaatttaaaaaattatacttaaatgtGTGATCAATTAACCACGATTTTGCAGCCATAAACCTTCACAGAACCTAACTAAACTTTCCCAATGGCTCATGCCGCCCTACCAAAAATTGATGTATTGTatcataataaatatagtatttGTTAATCTGCCCTACTAGAAATAAATTTGGTATCTTTTAGCCTAATTGTAGATTTTAAGGATGACACTTGAactatttaaaagttaaaatccCCATCAACATTCACAATTTTATctaaatccaaatccaaattcAAAGTATTTAATTTTAGGCACATGTGCCTCcaaaatatgaatattttaattaatttttgatgtATATAATATAGCCACTAACTGTGGGCAGTGTATGTCATTGTTAAAGTAGTTAAATTAACATGACGTTTGTTGATTTTTGTGTTTgcacaaatttatttatttttaatagacaaatttatacaattaactttttttggcaaactataataattatatttttatggttaatgCTAATATTTTCTTTGCTATAAATTATAAAGCCCCGTTTGAATTGGtagattttgtaaaaataaaatttataaattttacacaatctataaatttcataaaaattcatcgTGCGGAAATTCATAGAATGTGAGAGTCCTCTATATTCTCCAAAATTCGTTATTTAATTTTCCATCTATTAGATGAAAAAGTTGAAAttcatcatttttaataaatgatggattgttacaatttaaatatattttatattttatacgtatggtaaaatatataaattatcgaTCTACattctataaattttaaaatccatAATCCAAACGGTCCTGAATATAGATATATCACGTGTAACTAGTTAGAGTCAAGGTCAATAATATTGTTATAGAAATGTTGGATTAATTGTAGAAAATAAGGATATATTTTGGACTAAAACTTGGTGACACATACTCTACAGACCCACGGATTATTGAAATTGGAATATGCTTAAATTGAACTTTTGGAATTGTTAAATTTGGTTGACAAATTACTAATGTTATGGAAGCTTCCTTGACATAAAATAGTGTTatgttcaaatttattttaaatgaataacaTAAAGAACTTCAATACCTTATATTATGCGACTAGCTTTTTAACATATCCATATGTTCTTCATATCTCTTGATCTAGAAGGCTTTCTTTCTTTGGGATACTTGATATTTAAATGTCTTAAAAACTACTgaacttttaacattttttcaattccatcctaattttataaagttatcaaatttactctattttgtattttgtattttcGACTTTCAATTTTTATCCTAAATTTTCAATTTGGAGCGATTTTTTTGCTCGAGGGATGAAaccattcaaaaaaaaattaaatctcatggtaaaattgtaaaaaacaaTATAATGTAAAGATGTTTttagaaaaatcaaattaattaataaatattttttcagtagattaaatatttatatgatatttaaaatgtaattaaGGTCATAAACAAATTgcattaaaaattgaattatagaaaattattttagaataaaCGTGTAGacattaaattagtaattttctattttagggtgggggatgaaaattaaaaaagaataaagaaTAAATCTCGActcaaaaaattcaataaattactaataattttGTCTTCATCTTAATAATTAACTtagcttaattaattttaaataaatatttgattatattaCTAATAACATCATTTTTATCGACACTTAATACAATTTACGGATTAATTCTTTATACCATCATGccaattttaatattgaaatgaaaGATCATCTGTTCATATGTTCAGTTTTGTGTATTATAATGACCATATTTTTTCTAAACATTTAACAATATTGTAATTTATGTTCTTAAATTTaagttcaaattttaattttatctcaaCTAACTCCGAAGCAAAGTGAGAGTTATTTTACTAGTACTATATAACTTCCGTACAAAAATTAGTGCATTATATCACATATCAATACAAATTTTGtagttatttaaatttgaattagaACTTTATCTTCCGTAAGAGATTCAAAATTAATtggaatataatttttttaaaaaggctGCTCCATTTATTCGATATGTGAGTCTTAAGTTCGATTCACTCTCCCTTTATTATAAGAAATTGAGCTAGAATTGGTGTTAATATAAAATTgagctaaaatagtgaaattaattttcttgattaaatttataaaaatcaaaattatatgaattatgtCAATTACAATgaagatatttttaaattaattttcaaatataagacaatactatataaataaaatctgaaatttagACATGTAAGAATCACAataatttgtaatgtttttaaatttccttctaattccaCCATAGGAAgataaaacaaattgatttatttatatctGCATTAAACATATTGAGCAAAGagtttaactaattaaactGAAATTCACATAAAGCTTTCTGCAAAAATCTCTCTCCATAAGAAACTATCAGTCCTTCctaatgaagaagatgaattaATTATGCCATCCAAACTACTAATTTTTTCACATTTAGTAGTAATTAGTTGTTTGGAAGGACTAGATTgcaaaatattatcaaaatctTTGGAATTTTTGCCAGTCAATTCTTGAACAATTGCTCGAAACTCAGAAGCATTGGTAACTTTAAACAATGTTGGGCTCGAAATATAAGTAATCTTGATcggttttttgttgtttttggtGGGTCTAAGTAGTGTTTTTGGCTGATGTTGCAAGAATTGCTTATTGCTAAGCTTGCCCATTTGGCTTGAGATTAGTGATTAATCTTGAAGATTAGAGAAACTAATTAATAGTTTTTGGCTGATGATTTGTTCTTGTAAGTGCAGTGTTTTTATATAGAGAATGGGAGTAGATGGAGTGAATTTCCAAGAAGTGAGAATTTATACTAATTTGGAAAACCAAAGTGACGATTACTAATTTTTGTGGCAATAATTAATTTAGCATTCTATAATGGCTGCCTgcctaattaattattatatttttttaattcaccttaattattatataaaatataccatatgatattatttttttgtgtgATAATGCATATTTCATTAATGGAGTAATAGAATTAAGactttattaaatattaactaaaaaggtatatttaaaaaagtacaaaaaaatcaaataataaataataaaattagtatttattgaattaaattaaatttaaaactaaattaataaaatagatgGACCCCGTTGATCAATAAGTAGAGACAACGGTAAAATAAacaattcatattcatatttaataaaatatcatgTATATGTTATATATCACCCACATCAGCAGAGGAAACAGTAAAATAATAATCTGTTAAAAGATGATttattatatcatttttaatgACGTCAAGTAccattttacaataaaaaattattaaaatcaaaggTCATATGTGTATATATTTTTTCCCCAAAGATAGATAACGTCAAGGTAATATTATAATACATTAGTATAaattaaatgtcaattttaaaaaaaaatcacagatTAGACATACCAGTTGTCGTATTGAATATTATTGTCGTCGTAAAGTAACTTGAAAAGATCTCGTGCACCCTTTACGATATTAATTGGTTTAGTCTTCAGCCAAAAACTATTAAttagctttttttattttataatatacttcAATCAAACTCCAAAAAAAccctaaatataaaaaaaaaattgaatttgaagttTGATTAATCGTCAAAAAGTTTTGAACAGTTCAAAGATTTACATACTCAAActtaaatatcataaaaacacACACAAAAAACACATTAATCTCTAggatcataatttttttattaaaaaacccataaaacagaaataaatatatatgtatcagCAAAAAAACTGTAATTTCCAACCTAACTTGAAAATCGCAACCTTTTcactgaaaaaacaaaaaatttaattagttttttagaGAGCATacatttttttagagagaagtaAAAGAAGCATCGCTAAACTTTCATATATCGAATAAAAGATCAACCTGGTCTTTAAACTTGTatctcaaaattaaatatattattttttattttttagttaattacgTTTCCAAAATTGTATTTTGGGGTCAATAGATTATTTTAATCAACTATATCATCAAATTTGTATCTTATATTCAAATAAGTACACGTTTGAAGTATATATATGAGagttatttgacttaaattaagagagtttttgatctaattgattaaaaagtttaaaataatttatttgaccttaaaatataaatttaaaaatataataaactaaaaagaaattaaaaataatttatttaatcctGAGATATAATTTTCAGAGTCTGACTCGAGTTCACCCTTTGTTGATTGTATACTTAGACATTAATAAACAAAGAGAGAGTTATCATGGTCTCTAAATCTATACATCAAAATCAATTAACGTAACACTTGCCAGTTCTAATTGATTAAGAGTATTTTTTTGTAGAGAAAATTACAGGAAGGTATACCATAATTAATAGTTTGGTACTccttattttaaaagtctatttaatggttTCTGTTAACTATTAGGTTTCTCcattaattttaacatttactTTAAAACGATTTGGCAACccacttttaattttgtgaatgaTTTAATCCctctcttttaattttattaaacgatttagtccctcacTTATAAACGATTTAGTATCCGAGTTTTAAtccgttaaacgatttgatCCCTCAAATAACCAGAAAGATCTCTTAGTTAATGGAATTAAAACTGAAGGACCACTAAATAAACTTTTGAAATATGGgataccaaactgttaattataatatagcTCAAGGGCCTATAgaagaataagaagagaaaTTAGAGAGAGAAAAACAAGTCCGAAGAGAGAGAAAGACTTGGGCAGTGATTAAACACAAACCACAAATTGGCGCGAAAGCAAAGGGAACTAAAACCGAACTCAACGGCCCTTTTTCATGACTCTCTCTCCCTTCCATACCCTTCATTCACTCCAAACATTTACTCTTTTCCTTTTCCTTCACATTTTCTTTTACTGGGTTTCATTTCTTGTACTGATTCAATCGCTGGgctgtatttttttttacataccCTGAATCGTTAGGTTTTGATCCACGTCCGTTTTCGGAAGGGTATATGATCGATCAATGTTAAGTTTTTGTGTGATCAATGGGATCATGAATGTGGAAGAATTTCGAGAGCTACAAATAATTAAGACGGTTCAATTTCAAAAGTTTGTTATGCAAATGGAACTTGTCTAATCACCAGCTTAGCTTGGATTCAAAATCCCCAATAAAATGGTACGTGAATTAATGCTTTAAATTGTAccattgaacttttttttatttcttaccGGTAATTTGTAATTGTTGCCCGTGATTTACTTTTAATGGATTCCAATTTTGCATGAAAAGAAGTGAAATTGCACTGCTAAGATTCGTATCAGGAAATGGGGAAGAATCTGATGGTTATTGTGTTAAatattttggtgattaagtAGTAAGATTTAATTAGGATAGATGGTAATTTCATTTAAGATGTTTTAGATCATAGATCATATACTAAATGAGCAATTCTAGACAGGAAGGAAGGTACTATCTTTTTACCACTCACTTGAAATAGTTTATAATAAAGTATAACTTGACAACTATGTAGCATGAAAACTAAATGCTGAAATAGAAAACGTTAAGTTTCGAGCATTCCAAAAAATTGGAAATAGAACTCCGAAACATTGGACTCAAAACTTTACGTGCAACTTAACTTGACAGAAATgctgaaaatgttacgaattagCACCATGTGGcgataattttgtttttgtagtTACCCTTTAGTTTTAAGTAAACAGTAGAGTAATGCTTGGTGCATGCTTCTGCAGGGAACTACAGTGAATATCATTGAAGGTTCTCATGTCTGGGTCGAAGACTCGGCCCTGGCCTGGATGGATGGGCAGGTGTTAAAGATTACTGGAAAAGATGCTGAAATTGAGACTTCAGCTGGGAAAAAGGTACATTCTGCTAATAAATTTAGGAAATATTGCAACTTTTGGACTCTACAAGCTTTCATATTATTTGGTTCATGCTTGAATATATATAGTATGCCGAACGTGGTTCAAAGTTCAAACTAACCCtatgaaatattgttttcatTTATCCTGTTTTCTGAATTTGTCTTTCCTATTATCGGTAAAATTTAAGGTTACGGCTGCCTTGTCGAAAATTTATCCCAAAGACATGGAAGCGCCTTCTGGCGGGGTTGATGATATGACAAAGCTTTCTTATTTGCATGAGCCTGGAGTTCTGGAGAATCTAAAAACCAGATATGAACTCAATGAAATCTATGTAAGTTTACTTTTCCAAGCTTGATAATAATCGAAAGCTACTGTAACTTTTTGCCTCAATGATCCATTCAATAACATGTAATTCTTATTTTTGTCTCAGACATACACTGGAAATATTCTTATTGCCATTAATCCATTTCAAAGACTGCCTCATATCTATGATGCTCATATGATGCAACAATACAAAGGAGCACCATTTGGAGAGCTAAGTCCTCATGTTTTTGCAGTAGCTGATGTTGCATACAGGTTATTCCTTTTACCATCTTGGGTCTCATTACCTTCTTTTAAGATATGAACGCTCAATTGCAATGCTTTACTAAAAACAGGGCAATGATCAACGAACGGAAAAGCAATGCCATTTTGGTCAGTGGTGAAAGTGGTGCAGGTAAAACTGAGACCACAAAAATGCTTATGAGGT is part of the Mercurialis annua linkage group LG3, ddMerAnnu1.2, whole genome shotgun sequence genome and encodes:
- the LOC126675287 gene encoding GRF1-interacting factor 1 — protein: MQQHLMQMQPMMAAYYPNNVTTDHIQQYLDENKSLILKIVESQNSGKISECAENQARLQRNLMYLAAIADSQPQPPTMHSQFSSSGIMQPGAHYMQHQQAQQMTPQSLMAARSSMMYTQQQFAALQQQQALHSQLGMSSGGSSGLHMLQSEASTAGGSGGGALGIGSGFPDFSRDASGRIGGGSKQDMGSAGSGEGRGGSSGGQGSDGGETLYLKSNDDGN
- the LOC126675288 gene encoding uncharacterized protein LOC126675288 — protein: MGKITGSSKQHFQENLGKSIKPIKNKKKPIKITYISNPTLFRATNASDFRAIVQELTGKDSKVLDFACDDHSNETSQGPSIETPSLKIESDITDDVFSSYTSSSSLESVEDSFFWKNVSEGFFDFNNTNHVFV